AGTATGCCACACATATGCCATAATCTAAGAGTAGGTAGAAGTCAGAGAAAAACTCGTGGGACTCAAGAAAGTCTCTTGAGTATTAAACTCGATAcatcagtgatggaggaaggtcatttgtcaataaacaaactgccttggcccatttgataggccatcccttaggtgggtggagtagacagaatagaatgctgggaggaagaggaagtgagctcagatgcagggcagctcctctgagagacagacgccatgctctcctctccagagcagacgcgatgaagctccgacccaggatggacgtaggctagaatcttcctggtaagcgcaccttggggtgctacacacatgaatagaaatgggccaggcagtgtttaaaagaatagtgtttgtgtgtcattattttggggcataagctagccaggcagccatgagccgggctgtgggaagaggcccgcagctcctactacacatcaGGCTTAGTAGCAAACACCATTAACATACTGCCATCTCTCTGAAATATACTTTATTTCTGAGACAATGTTAATGAAACTGTTATCAACAAGTGTTTACATTTATACTTCAGAATGAACAGGAaataaaacacaatgtacatGACTATCATTTTCACATGTAAATAGATATATTCTTTCAGTTGTCCTGTGTACCAATATATTTAGATGAAAATACTGTTAATTATTTTAAGCTTTTATTGATACAATATTATTACAATTCTTATTACTGCACAGGTGAGATGGTACAAAGGGAAAAAATCACGAGGAAAAGGCCATTAACTTGTACATGACCACAGAATCCCTAAAAGGATGGTAGAGAAAACACTCCAAAAACATATCTGATTttccttcacaatagctacaaataacataaaatatcttggagaaaCTCTTAAACAAACAAGTGGAGGACTtctataacaagaactttaaatctttgaagaaagaaattgaagaagacaccagaaagtagaaagatctcccaagctcttgggtaggcagaattaacatagtaaaaatggcaatcttaccaaaagcaatctacagattcactgCAATGccctcaaaatcccagaaaaattcttcacagaccttgaaagaacagtactcaacttcatatggaaaagcaatatatatatatatatatatatatatatatatatatatatatatgtatgtatatatatatatatatatatatatatatatatatatatatatatatccaaaacaatcctgtacaataaaagaacttctggaggcataacaatccctgacctcaaactttactacagagctagagtactgaaaacagcctggtattggcagaACAACAGAGAGGAGGACCGATGGAACCCAATAAAaggcccagatattaatccacacaccttcgaacaccctACAATAGTTCATGTCTTTTCAGATGACTGTTACTTAAAAAGGCTTTCCAACATtgcttacattcatagggtttctctgcaggaTGAACTCTTTCATGTCTTTTCAGATTATGGAAACATAAAAAGGTTTTTTACCACATCACTtccattcatagggtttctccccaGTACGATTTCTTTCATGTATCTTCAGATGACTGCTACTTGTAAAGGTTTTACCACATTGCTAACATTAATAGGGATTCTATGCAGAATGCTTTCTTTCATGTACTTTCAGGTAACTACTGCATTTAAAGATTTTATCACATTGTTTGCATTTATAATggttctctccagtatgaattctttcatgtcTTTTCAGATGATTGTTACATGAAAAGGCTTTATTACATtgcttacattcatagggtttctccccagtatgGATTCTTTCATGTCTCTTCAGATGACTGGTACATaaaaaggctttatcacattgcttacattcatagggtttctccccagtatggattctttcatgtattttcagAATACTGCATAatgtaaaggctttaccacaatGCTCACATTCATACGGTTTCTCCCCTATATGTATTCTTTCATGTCTTTTCAGATGGCTATTACAAAAAAAGGTTTTATAACATtgcttacattcatagggtttctccccagtatgatttctttcatgtattttcagATACCTGTTACacacaaaggctttaccacattgcttacattcatagggtttctctccagtatgattTCGTTCATGTGTTTTTAGATTGCTGTTACATGtaaaggctttatcacattgatcacattcatagggtttccCTCCAGTATGagttttttcatgtattttcagaTTACCACTACatgtaaaggctttaccacattgcttacattcatagggtttctctccagtatgaattctttcatgtgTTTTCAGATAACTGTTACAtataaaggctttaccacattgcttacattcatagggtttctctccagtgtgattTCGTTCATGTATCTTTAGGTAGCTTCTATTtctaaaggctttaccacattgctcacattcatagggtttccCTCCAGTATGAATTCTTCCATGTATTTTCAGATAACTGTTACATGTAAATGCTTTACCACATAgcttacattcatagggtttctctctactATGAATTCTTCCATGTATTTTCAGATAACTGTTACATGTAAAGGCTTTACTACATtgcttacattcatagggtttatCGCCAGTATGATTTCGTTCATGTAGTTTCAAATGACTGACATGtataaaggctttaccacactgctcacattcatagggtttctcaccagtatgaattctttcgtGCATTTTCAGATTAAAATTAAGTGTAAAGGATTTgctacattgtttacatttgaagcGTCTCTCTACAGTATGAGTGCTTTCATACTCTTGAAGATGATTATGATGTCTAAAAGTTTTACCACACTGCTTATATTCATTGTGATTCTCTCCACTTTTTGTTCTTTCAGGAATTTGGTGATAACTGTGATGTGCAAAGTCTTTGCCATATTGAATACCTTCATAGGATTTCTGTCCAGTATGACTTGAGTTTTGAAACGGAAGATTATAATAATCTTCATAGTGACATGAAAAGGTTTTATCACACTGCTTGCATTCACAGTGATTCTCTACAGGATGACTTCTTTTGTGCCTGTGAAGAAACCTGGCATGAGTAAATTCCTTACTACAACCATTACACTGAtgcatcattttttcttttgaagtctaCCATATAATCAATAAGTTTGATATGCTGGAGATTTACCACATGGATTTTATTCACAGGGCTTACCTTCCATATAAGTTCTTTACTGCAAGTGTAAACAGGAATCAGAACTTGggtattattaaattttttgatTCACTGGGTTCAACTTTAATATGGGCTGTTTTCTGTGTGCTAAGATACCTGTGGTAGTTCAGGCATTTAGTACATTATTCACATTTATAGTGCCCCTCTCCCAGGTGAGTTTCTTTACATCCTTGAAGTAAACTGTAAGAATTCACACCTTTACTACCCTGACTGCATTCATAATGTAATCCTATAGCATGACTCACAATACATTTGCAGTGTGAGTCAAGACAAACACAGCCGTTTCCACATGTCTTGTGCTCATATGGATTTACACTAGTGTGTGGTCTTTGATGAATcccaaaagaaatcaggaaaccaAATTATCACATTCAATAAGGCTACTCATAGAAGGAATTACAGAACTTATAAATGATTGGGAGATATAGATACTTTACTGTTGTCCATATCCCTAAGGATCACGAGGCTTGTATCCAGACTGGCATATGATATGCCTCTAAGTAAACAACAAATGAAAGGTATTCACATTTCATTTACAAACATTAGTTTTGCTCCTCATTGAGGTAAACTATAGAGATTAAATTTTCAGCAGACGACAACCCTCTTGACTCTCATATTCTGAATTCTCAATATTTTTATAAGTCACTACATGAGTAGGTATACCAGTAGCTTTTGATAGACTACTTCCTTCTTGGAATTTTTTGTATATACAGTGATGACCTGATCAACATCCAATCATTTTATAATACCTGAATGATATAAAACCGAACGAGTGGACAGTTTTATGACATAGCATTCAAatgacataataaataattatatctGTTAATCCATTGCTTCCATTACTTGTTACTTAGATTACTTCTTTGAAAGCATGGATAAGCCACCTGACATTAAAGTGAATAGTgttgtgagaatttaataatcATTTAGAAACATAAAACTATGCTTATTTCCCTCCTTGTTTTTCATTAAAACTGAATAGCATATCAACATGAAGTCAGATACATATTTATATCAATTTTCCCATGAAAATTACCATCCATGTCTTCTAAAATGCTGATAATATTCTTCCATATTCTCATCTTCCCATTTGTAACCTAAAATAGACCAATAGAAATTGTATGATATACTATTGGAATACAAGCAAAATATAATACAATCCTTGGTAAACCTTAGAACCATGCCTGACTTATTTACATTCTTCCTCTTTCAAGATCAAGATCACTGAGCAGcatcaaaaaaccagaaaaatttgtccatttatcttaaaaattgaaaaaatactCAGTATTACCTATAGCTGTGAGATTTCTGTAGGTTTCTaccatcacatctttgtagagactcttctgggaaggatcAAGCAAAGTCCACTCTTCCCTAGTGAAGTTCACATGCACATCCTCATAGGTCACTGCATCCTAAAATATTCCATAAGTGTGTATTACAGAAATTCTGGTAATGACAGCATTGGATATGCATTCTTCATTGACATCATATTCACATAAATCTGAGTGATTTCCACATAAATCTGAGTGATTACATGCACAGAAGTTTTAATCTAATCACTGAGTCAATTAGAAGGAATCTGAAAATAAGGTTTACCCCTGCCATTTCTGAGCCCACTGAACAAGATTTATATTTGCAAGAAAAATATCAACACATAGATAGgcatgtagagagagagagagagagagagagacagagagacagagagagagagagagacagagagacagagagaaaaagtgttttttttgtgtgtgtgtgtgtgtgcgctagaaggagaaaagaagcaaagagatCAACAGAATTAGTTTCTATGAGATAATTGTATTAATAATTgctaactacaaaaaaaaaaaagaatgggtaaGCAGAGTGTattggctcaagcctttaattccagcactcaggagacagaggcaggtgaatcattAAGACAGAAGTCTTCATTATATCTGcaattaatttcatgaaagtcaAAGTTACATAGTAAGAGCATgtctataacaaaaataaaataaatgaacatagaAATGAAGTAGACAAAACTCAAGTCTCTCTAAAGTTTCTGCCCCAAACGCGCCTATTCACCTGCAATattggtggaactctgaaacacagcttgctccaatagtgaggggacctaagaggtgAGTGAGCAGCCATGCAGCAGTATAGccctctctaggacctccccggTGGCAAAAaacccaggcccctcccccaacttccttggcttttctagccaacaggcagggagtttcctgcaggtaggcttcCCCAAAACTCAATCCTATCCACTGGCCCCTCCAAGTTCCTAGTCACAACCTACCGCCAAACTCACCTATCCACCTGCAACCACAGTgcaactctgaaacacagcttgctccaacaCTGAGAAAACTTAAGACGTGAGTGAACAGCACACAATGGGACactccactctctaggacctccacagtgggcCAAAAACCCAGGGACTTCCTGCAATTCCCTTCACTTTTCTAGCCAGTCAGCAGGGAATTTCTTGTGAGAAGGCTCCCCCAAAATCCAGCCTCATCTACTGGACACTCCA
This genomic window from Chionomys nivalis chromosome 2, mChiNiv1.1, whole genome shotgun sequence contains:
- the LOC130869399 gene encoding zinc finger protein 709-like, coding for MLQEAVWGQGELGSCDMDAVTYEDVHVNFTREEWTLLDPSQKSLYKDVMVETYRNLTAIGYKWEDENMEEYYQHFRRHGWFLHRHKRSHPVENHCECKQCDKTFSCHYEDYYNLPFQNSSHTGQKSYEGIQYGKDFAHHSYHQIPERTKSGENHNEYKQCGKTFRHHNHLQEYESTHTVERRFKCKQCSKSFTLNFNLKMHERIHTGEKPYECEQCGKAFIHVSHLKLHERNHTGDKPYECKQCSKAFTCNSYLKIHGRIHSREKPYECKLCGKAFTCNSYLKIHGRIHTGGKPYECEQCGKAFRNRSYLKIHERNHTGEKPYECKQCGKAFICNSYLKTHERIHTGEKPYECKQCGKAFTCSGNLKIHEKTHTGGKPYECDQCDKAFTCNSNLKTHERNHTGEKPYECKQCGKAFVCNRYLKIHERNHTGEKPYECKQCYKTFFCNSHLKRHERIHIGEKPYECEHCGKAFTLCSILKIHERIHTGEKPYECKQCDKAFLCTSHLKRHERIHTGEKPYECKQCNKAFSCNNHLKRHERIHTGENHYKCKQCDKIFKCSSYLKVHERKHSA